Proteins encoded within one genomic window of Candidatus Hydrogenedentota bacterium:
- a CDS encoding exopolysaccharide biosynthesis polyprenyl glycosylphosphotransferase, whose translation MADTLAGMAALFLPIWLRYGDSPPPEHLLSAQAWLPFFVVFRLSAAYGGGLYDFRHRLQPADHVFGGMGAAFAGAAPGYLFLAFLQLYYLPLAQFSRAVAVLDMALLALWYGLSRAAVLAWLHRRGCRLRVALAGPAAACAELAGEIRAHAPALVALAGGFDPARVSGPDDPGIADWLARETPDQVILEALELPDTALSAVVVACDRRDVEVCIHPGLRLALLAGAEIFSLAGLPLIRLNAHAARPAYAAIKRGMDLSAALGGLVLLSPLLAALALAVRLGSPGPALYRQERQGRGGKPFHVVKFRTMAQGAEDRTGPVLAEEDDPRVTPTGRWLRRTRLDELPQLWNVIRGEMSLVGPRPERPAFADAHLAEEPLYRHRLLARPGMTGLAQIHGRYDTDYRQKLRYDLLYIGNMTLAADLRILAATARIVLTGRGAR comes from the coding sequence ATGGCGGACACCCTGGCGGGCATGGCCGCCCTGTTCCTGCCGATTTGGCTGCGCTATGGGGACTCGCCGCCGCCGGAGCATCTGCTGTCGGCGCAGGCGTGGCTGCCGTTCTTTGTGGTCTTCCGCCTTTCCGCCGCCTACGGCGGCGGGCTGTATGATTTCCGCCACCGGCTCCAGCCTGCGGACCACGTCTTCGGCGGTATGGGCGCGGCGTTCGCGGGCGCGGCGCCGGGCTATCTTTTTCTCGCCTTCCTCCAGTTGTACTATCTGCCCCTGGCGCAGTTCTCCCGCGCGGTCGCCGTTCTCGACATGGCCCTGCTGGCCCTGTGGTACGGCCTGTCCCGCGCGGCGGTGCTGGCGTGGCTGCACCGGCGCGGGTGCCGTCTCCGGGTGGCGCTGGCGGGCCCGGCGGCGGCCTGCGCCGAACTGGCCGGTGAAATCCGCGCCCATGCGCCCGCCCTGGTGGCGCTTGCCGGGGGCTTCGACCCGGCCCGGGTCTCCGGCCCGGACGACCCCGGCATCGCGGACTGGCTGGCGCGGGAGACGCCGGACCAGGTGATTCTGGAGGCGCTGGAACTGCCGGACACGGCGCTGAGCGCCGTGGTGGTCGCGTGCGACCGGCGGGATGTCGAGGTGTGCATCCATCCCGGCCTGCGGCTGGCGCTGCTGGCGGGCGCCGAAATATTCAGCCTCGCGGGGCTGCCCCTCATCCGGCTGAACGCCCACGCGGCGCGTCCGGCCTATGCCGCCATAAAGCGGGGCATGGACCTTTCCGCCGCCCTGGGGGGGCTGGTGCTGCTGTCGCCCCTTCTGGCCGCGCTGGCCCTGGCGGTGCGGCTGGGCTCGCCGGGACCAGCCCTCTACCGGCAGGAGCGGCAGGGCCGCGGCGGAAAGCCGTTTCACGTGGTCAAGTTCCGCACCATGGCGCAGGGCGCCGAAGACAGGACCGGGCCAGTGCTGGCGGAGGAGGACGACCCCCGCGTCACGCCCACGGGCCGGTGGCTGCGCCGGACCCGTCTCGACGAGCTGCCGCAGTTGTGGAACGTGATCCGGGGCGAGATGAGCCTGGTGGGTCCGCGGCCCGAGCGGCCCGCCTTTGCCGACGCCCACCTGGCCGAGGAGCCCCTCTACCGGCACCGGCTGCTGGCGCGGCCCGGCATGACCGGCCTCGCGCAGATTCACGGGCGCTATGACACGGACTACCGGCAGAAACTGCGCTATGACCTGCTCTACATCGGCAACATGACCCTGGCGGCGGACCTGCGCATCCTCGCGGCCACGGCGCGGATTGTGCTCACCGGGCGCGGCGCGCGATGA